Proteins from a genomic interval of Corynebacterium freiburgense:
- a CDS encoding HNH endonuclease signature motif containing protein: METMLRRGSRGKSEEIGFLMHHPENPLGAHEIAQNQRFLRTYLSATVGIDFENENIEEIVKDFAAMSGQYSEMRMENVLGGCYLLHHYLPKLKQLALDLGHINYEMLRTIWMGLVAAPCLGQPSALWDRIDNFLVNQLSPSKPRQALPTWQHIRQALRDELVRLGLYEDLEVQDAEVDRIIEPNFGVELLKSTQPGASTIMVTLPSDAAYMVKENLEVAAKNQGIRQDEVITSQLCGNGTTTLNHTVHIFGICELEPDQDAELVYAQGIGRLTKTQQQRLSQKYRYHNATSIAAISRDVHDPTPAQRMLVMLRDGTCRFPGCHIDARYCDIDHIVNHEQGGWTTLSNLQSLCRHHHNYKTDRHARAAADEYGAITWEFNTGRIVTTLPTGPLAGKITGTPEGITTRHNKATEPEEYSLRPPKYDGFGRWGTTLSKRRKKQRERHLQRNGVPLTAGDKYEDWLPIPSAPPEE, from the coding sequence ATGGAAACAATGCTTCGGCGGGGTTCGCGGGGAAAATCTGAGGAAATTGGTTTCCTTATGCACCATCCAGAAAATCCACTCGGTGCTCATGAAATTGCGCAAAATCAACGTTTTCTGCGCACGTATTTATCGGCAACTGTTGGCATAGACTTTGAAAATGAAAATATTGAGGAAATTGTAAAAGACTTTGCCGCAATGAGTGGGCAATATTCTGAAATGCGGATGGAGAATGTCCTCGGCGGCTGCTATCTATTGCATCATTATTTGCCTAAACTCAAACAACTAGCATTAGACCTCGGTCATATTAACTATGAAATGCTGCGCACAATTTGGATGGGTTTGGTGGCCGCGCCTTGCTTAGGGCAACCGAGTGCGTTGTGGGATCGCATTGATAATTTCTTGGTCAATCAACTCAGCCCAAGCAAACCCAGGCAGGCATTGCCAACTTGGCAGCATATTCGCCAAGCATTGCGTGATGAACTCGTCCGTTTGGGTCTTTATGAGGATCTTGAAGTGCAAGATGCCGAAGTTGACCGCATAATTGAACCTAATTTCGGTGTGGAATTATTAAAGTCCACGCAGCCGGGGGCTTCTACTATTATGGTCACCCTGCCTAGTGACGCCGCCTATATGGTCAAAGAAAACCTTGAAGTTGCAGCAAAAAACCAGGGGATCCGCCAAGATGAGGTAATTACCAGTCAGCTGTGCGGAAATGGAACCACAACCCTTAATCACACCGTTCATATTTTCGGTATATGTGAACTAGAGCCAGACCAAGACGCTGAACTTGTCTATGCACAAGGCATTGGCCGCCTTACAAAAACCCAGCAACAACGCCTATCACAGAAATACCGCTACCATAACGCGACGTCGATAGCCGCAATTAGCCGTGATGTGCATGACCCAACGCCTGCGCAACGCATGCTTGTAATGCTCCGCGACGGAACATGCCGCTTCCCAGGGTGCCATATCGACGCGCGCTATTGCGATATCGACCATATTGTTAATCACGAGCAGGGTGGCTGGACCACACTTTCAAATTTGCAGTCACTCTGCCGGCACCACCACAACTATAAAACTGATCGTCATGCCCGGGCCGCCGCCGATGAATATGGTGCAATTACCTGGGAGTTCAATACTGGCCGCATAGTAACAACCCTGCCAACCGGGCCACTGGCTGGAAAAATCACCGGTACCCCGGAAGGTATAACTACCCGCCATAACAAAGCAACCGAACCGGAAGAGTATTCGTTACGTCCTCCGAAATATGATGGATTTGGAAGGTGGGGCACAACACTAAGCAAGCGAAGGAAAAAACAACGAGAACGCCACCTGCAACGCAACGGGGTACCACTCACAGCCGGAGATAAGTATGAGGATTGGCTTCCTATCCCAAGTGCCCCGCCGGAAGAGTAG
- a CDS encoding hydrogenase maturation nickel metallochaperone HypA: MHEVALSTQLAQVVARAAAGRTVRQVRVEVGALRQVVPETLAYAWRFVIQDTPLQTAHLHIIPVPLQLQCETGHLTNVTGELDFSCSLCDAPTRIVSGEEFRVIDIDVD; encoded by the coding sequence GTGCATGAAGTGGCATTAAGTACTCAACTAGCCCAAGTTGTGGCGCGTGCGGCAGCAGGCCGAACTGTCCGCCAAGTGCGGGTCGAAGTAGGAGCACTCCGCCAAGTCGTGCCAGAAACACTTGCCTATGCTTGGCGATTCGTTATTCAAGACACCCCACTTCAAACTGCACACCTTCATATAATTCCGGTTCCGCTACAACTCCAATGCGAAACCGGGCACCTCACAAATGTCACCGGTGAACTGGACTTTTCCTGCTCGCTTTGCGACGCCCCAACCCGCATTGTTTCCGGGGAAGAGTTCCGCGTCATCGACATAGATGTTGACTAA
- the hypB gene encoding hydrogenase nickel incorporation protein HypB: MGRFHRHDDGTVHTHDDHSGYTTGKERIAVLEDIFIENDRCAAENRAAFDKHNVQVVNIMSSPGAGKTSVLQHVLQAAQGKIRVGVVEGDIETSIDADRLGGYGAQISLLNTGHGFGGECHLDAPMVARALKDLDLENLDLVLIENVGNLVCPAEFEVGEHRKAMIFSVTEGEDKPLKYPVMFRSVEAVVVNKIDLLPYLDFDMELFKANLEKVHPGVPVFEVSAKTGEGIESWLQWLFK; encoded by the coding sequence ATGGGTCGGTTCCACCGCCACGACGATGGCACAGTCCACACTCACGACGACCACTCGGGATATACCACCGGCAAAGAACGTATTGCAGTACTTGAAGACATTTTTATAGAAAATGATCGATGCGCAGCAGAGAACCGCGCCGCTTTTGATAAACATAATGTCCAAGTAGTCAATATTATGAGCTCCCCAGGTGCCGGGAAAACCAGTGTTCTTCAACATGTTCTGCAAGCCGCGCAAGGAAAAATCCGCGTAGGGGTGGTCGAAGGAGATATTGAAACTTCTATTGATGCGGACCGCCTCGGAGGATATGGTGCACAAATTTCATTATTGAATACGGGGCATGGATTCGGTGGCGAATGTCATCTAGACGCTCCAATGGTGGCGCGTGCTTTAAAAGACCTGGATCTTGAAAACCTTGACCTTGTTCTTATTGAAAATGTCGGCAATCTCGTGTGTCCAGCGGAATTTGAAGTAGGAGAACACCGCAAGGCCATGATCTTCTCTGTTACCGAAGGAGAGGATAAACCACTGAAATACCCAGTGATGTTTCGCTCCGTAGAAGCAGTGGTGGTGAATAAAATCGATCTGCTTCCTTATCTTGATTTTGATATGGAACTTTTTAAAGCAAATCTAGAAAAAGTTCATCCCGGTGTGCCTGTGTTTGAAGTTTCGGCAAAAACGGGAGAAGGCATCGAATCCTGGCTTCAATGGCTATTTAAGTGA
- a CDS encoding anaerobic C4-dicarboxylate transporter produces MLASILEPTSTLAIILQVAVILFCLLRGTHYGGIGLGLISGVGLIIMVFVFGLEPGEPPMSVMLTIIAVIGCASALQQSQGLDVMMQFAEKLLRKKPEMITIMAPLTTWTLTVLCGTGHVVYTMFPIIEDIAVKKHIRPERPMAVASTASQMGITASPVSVATVSLVSILAENAGVTGKAFSIPQILSVALPASLCGVVLAALWSLRRGKDLDKDEQFQEKLKDPEFKEAIYGASETLLGKVFPASAYRAVGVFFSAILIVVILGAFEFLRPEFAGENGELKPLSMNLVIQMVMLAAGAIILVFCGADNSKIASTTVFKAGMTAVFSVFGVAWMADTFFQTHVLALESSLGEVIEQAPWAYAIVLFVVSKLVNSQAAALVAIAPIGLQLGVAPEVLVGFYGAAYGYFILPTYPSDLACIGFDRTGTTRIGRFIINHSFIIPGLIGVVTSCVVGSVLAQLLL; encoded by the coding sequence ATGCTGGCTTCAATTTTGGAACCAACATCAACACTTGCAATTATTTTGCAAGTAGCGGTGATTTTGTTCTGTTTACTTCGCGGAACGCACTATGGGGGTATTGGATTAGGCTTGATCTCGGGGGTTGGCCTCATCATTATGGTGTTCGTTTTCGGGCTGGAACCCGGCGAACCACCAATGTCTGTAATGCTCACCATTATTGCGGTCATTGGTTGCGCATCTGCACTTCAACAATCCCAAGGTTTGGATGTAATGATGCAATTCGCGGAAAAACTTCTGCGGAAAAAACCAGAAATGATAACCATAATGGCGCCGCTTACTACCTGGACACTTACCGTGCTATGCGGCACTGGTCACGTTGTGTACACAATGTTTCCTATTATCGAAGACATTGCGGTGAAAAAACATATCCGGCCAGAGCGGCCCATGGCAGTAGCATCTACGGCATCGCAGATGGGAATTACGGCATCACCAGTTTCCGTTGCCACTGTGTCATTGGTTTCTATACTTGCGGAAAATGCGGGGGTCACCGGCAAAGCGTTTTCTATTCCGCAGATTCTTAGTGTGGCTTTGCCAGCGTCTCTTTGTGGCGTTGTACTTGCCGCCTTATGGTCCTTGCGCCGCGGAAAAGACCTGGATAAAGACGAACAGTTCCAAGAAAAACTAAAAGATCCCGAATTTAAAGAAGCCATTTACGGTGCTAGTGAAACTTTATTGGGGAAAGTGTTTCCGGCAAGCGCGTATCGTGCGGTTGGTGTGTTCTTTTCCGCGATTCTTATAGTGGTTATCCTTGGTGCTTTTGAGTTTCTCCGTCCTGAATTTGCTGGGGAAAACGGTGAGTTAAAACCGCTTTCAATGAACCTTGTTATCCAAATGGTTATGCTTGCAGCCGGCGCCATAATCTTGGTGTTTTGCGGGGCAGACAATAGTAAAATTGCGTCGACAACCGTGTTTAAAGCCGGTATGACAGCGGTGTTTTCGGTATTTGGTGTGGCCTGGATGGCAGACACCTTCTTTCAAACGCATGTTTTAGCGTTGGAGAGTAGCCTCGGTGAAGTTATTGAGCAAGCTCCGTGGGCATATGCAATCGTATTGTTTGTGGTGTCCAAACTGGTGAATTCCCAGGCGGCGGCGCTGGTAGCAATTGCTCCTATTGGTTTGCAATTAGGGGTAGCCCCTGAAGTGCTCGTTGGTTTCTATGGAGCGGCCTACGGCTACTTTATTTTGCCAACCTATCCTTCGGATTTGGCGTGTATTGGCTTTGACCGCACGGGCACTACTCGCATTGGCCGGTTTATTATTAATCACTCGTTTATTATTCCGGGTTTGATTGGGGTGGTTACCTCATGTGTGGTTGGTAGTGTATTGGCCCAACTGCTGCTTTGA
- a CDS encoding hydrogenase small subunit, protein MDFGASWQGSSLRENLERRGVSRRDFMKLCGGLAALFAYGAPEIPQAHAEELETQAQEIADKLGAVEKPNVAWLQLQECTGCMESVLRSGGTTVEDLVLGMLSMNYNELVMAASGEAAEKALHDLNEQPHILVVNGSVPVEENGVYCMIGGHSAEQVLLDAAKNATVILAVGACAVYGSVQAARPNPTGAVGVDEIIKDKPVINVSGCPPIGEVITATITYVLTHGTAPKVDAEGRPLFAYDQRIHDSCPRRAHFDAGQFVRSFDDAGARNGWCLYEVGCKGPSTFSPCPIIQWNLKSGWPIGAGHPCIGCTEKDFFDKFTPFYSTLPDVVGVGIESSVEKLGWGMIGAAAAGAAVHAGITAVRKSRHREDEELLAAFGEPVHLPMPTMPGKENDQ, encoded by the coding sequence ATGGATTTCGGCGCTAGTTGGCAGGGTTCTTCCTTGCGCGAAAACCTTGAGCGGCGGGGGGTTTCACGCCGCGATTTTATGAAGCTTTGTGGCGGACTTGCCGCATTATTTGCGTACGGTGCTCCAGAGATCCCGCAAGCCCATGCAGAAGAACTGGAAACTCAAGCCCAAGAGATTGCCGATAAGCTCGGGGCCGTCGAAAAGCCAAATGTAGCGTGGCTGCAGCTGCAGGAGTGCACGGGCTGTATGGAATCGGTACTACGTTCGGGTGGGACCACTGTTGAGGACCTAGTTTTAGGCATGCTCAGCATGAATTACAACGAGCTGGTCATGGCGGCTTCGGGTGAGGCTGCGGAGAAAGCGCTGCATGATCTTAATGAGCAGCCCCACATTTTGGTGGTGAATGGTTCGGTCCCCGTCGAGGAAAACGGTGTGTACTGTATGATCGGCGGGCATTCAGCAGAGCAGGTGCTTCTTGACGCCGCGAAAAATGCCACCGTTATTTTGGCTGTGGGTGCGTGCGCGGTGTATGGATCGGTACAGGCTGCACGTCCAAATCCAACCGGTGCGGTAGGTGTAGACGAAATTATTAAAGATAAGCCAGTAATTAATGTGTCTGGCTGCCCGCCAATTGGTGAAGTTATTACCGCAACCATTACGTATGTGCTTACTCATGGCACCGCACCGAAAGTAGATGCGGAAGGGCGGCCATTATTTGCCTACGATCAGCGTATCCATGATTCGTGTCCGCGTCGTGCACATTTTGACGCCGGGCAATTTGTTCGTTCCTTTGATGATGCGGGCGCTCGCAATGGTTGGTGCCTCTATGAAGTTGGTTGTAAAGGTCCTTCGACCTTTAGCCCGTGCCCTATTATTCAATGGAATTTAAAGTCCGGTTGGCCGATTGGCGCTGGACACCCATGTATTGGCTGCACAGAAAAAGACTTCTTTGATAAGTTCACCCCGTTCTATTCCACGCTGCCTGATGTGGTTGGCGTGGGTATTGAATCCAGCGTGGAAAAACTCGGTTGGGGCATGATCGGTGCGGCGGCAGCCGGTGCGGCAGTGCACGCCGGTATTACAGCGGTTCGAAAGTCTCGTCACCGGGAAGACGAAGAATTATTAGCGGCGTTTGGTGAACCAGTGCACTTGCCTATGCCAACAATGCCTGGAAAGGAAAACGATCAGTAA
- a CDS encoding nickel-dependent hydrogenase large subunit, with product MAERVVIDPLTRIEGHLRIELEREGDKIVQAWSETTQFRGIETIVKDRDPRDVWAFVGRICGVCTGTHSVASITAVEDAIGSNPPPQAQLIRDLVMASQEIHDHVVHFYHLHALDWVNVVSAAEADPAKAVEFAKSIGSKWTGNSEEKFAKVKETLQGVLESGQLSIFTGGYWDHPDYRLPPEANLMAVSHYLDALEFQRSIIRVNTVFGGKNPHPNFLVGGMACSIDPNKSETVNQVQLDQIGAWVKEISDFVEHCYYPDAVAIMSVYKDYFDIGASSPNFLAVGMSGTRFQGDVNKQAVSNTNPKVKPGVILDGDYTKVHPLEVGMIREYISSAWYTYKDGDSAGVAPAVGETTVKYTGPKPPYTWLADSDKYTWSKAPRYDGRPTQVGPIARVLSAYIQGEELTKKLVDEAAKKLDIKVEQLNSTGGRTFARAVEAVTTAHHLSDDLLPKFIDGLTRGDYNVFDPTKWEPSSWPKKADGFALQEVARGCLGHWVSIEKGKVTNYQAVVPTTWLAGGRDPEGNMGPYEESLAGNKRHPLIDPKQPLEALRTIHSFDPCMSCAVHIMDENGNMQVQVITP from the coding sequence ATGGCTGAACGTGTTGTTATTGACCCTTTGACTCGTATTGAAGGGCATCTGCGCATCGAGCTTGAACGAGAAGGCGACAAGATTGTGCAGGCGTGGAGTGAAACCACGCAATTCCGCGGCATTGAAACCATTGTGAAGGATCGTGATCCGCGGGACGTATGGGCATTTGTTGGTCGCATTTGTGGTGTGTGCACCGGAACGCATTCAGTTGCTTCGATTACCGCAGTTGAGGATGCCATTGGCTCGAACCCACCACCGCAAGCACAATTAATTCGTGACCTTGTTATGGCTAGCCAAGAAATCCATGACCATGTTGTGCATTTCTATCACCTTCACGCCTTGGATTGGGTAAATGTGGTTTCTGCTGCAGAAGCAGACCCAGCAAAAGCGGTGGAATTTGCTAAGTCTATTGGCTCGAAGTGGACTGGAAATTCAGAGGAAAAATTCGCCAAGGTAAAGGAAACCCTGCAGGGGGTTCTGGAATCCGGGCAGCTTTCTATTTTTACCGGAGGATATTGGGATCACCCGGATTATAGGCTTCCCCCAGAAGCGAATTTGATGGCGGTGTCACACTATCTTGATGCATTGGAGTTCCAACGGTCGATTATTCGGGTAAATACTGTTTTTGGTGGTAAAAATCCGCACCCGAATTTCCTTGTTGGTGGTATGGCGTGCTCAATTGACCCGAATAAATCAGAAACCGTTAACCAAGTGCAATTAGATCAAATTGGTGCTTGGGTGAAGGAAATCTCGGATTTTGTGGAGCATTGTTATTATCCAGATGCCGTAGCGATTATGTCGGTGTATAAGGATTACTTTGATATTGGGGCATCTTCCCCGAACTTCCTAGCGGTGGGCATGTCTGGGACGCGGTTCCAGGGGGACGTCAATAAACAAGCGGTGTCGAATACAAACCCCAAAGTAAAACCAGGCGTAATTCTGGACGGCGACTATACCAAAGTGCACCCCTTGGAAGTTGGCATGATCCGTGAATATATTTCCTCGGCATGGTACACATACAAAGACGGTGATTCCGCAGGTGTTGCGCCTGCGGTTGGGGAAACAACAGTAAAATACACCGGGCCAAAACCGCCATATACGTGGCTAGCTGATAGCGATAAATATACCTGGTCCAAAGCACCGCGGTACGACGGCCGCCCAACCCAGGTTGGTCCGATTGCCCGAGTGCTCTCCGCATATATTCAAGGCGAAGAACTCACCAAAAAATTGGTTGATGAAGCAGCCAAGAAACTCGATATTAAAGTCGAGCAATTGAATTCTACTGGTGGCCGTACCTTTGCCAGGGCGGTCGAGGCAGTGACTACAGCCCATCATCTCAGTGATGATTTGCTTCCAAAATTTATTGATGGGTTAACCCGTGGTGACTATAATGTTTTCGACCCAACAAAATGGGAACCTTCATCCTGGCCAAAGAAAGCCGATGGGTTTGCCCTCCAAGAAGTAGCCCGAGGTTGCCTTGGGCACTGGGTCAGTATAGAAAAAGGCAAGGTCACAAATTATCAGGCAGTGGTTCCTACCACATGGCTCGCTGGCGGCCGTGACCCCGAAGGCAATATGGGGCCGTATGAAGAATCCCTTGCGGGGAATAAAAGACATCCTCTCATTGACCCTAAACAACCATTGGAAGCGTTACGTACCATTCACTCCTTTGATCCATGTATGTCCTGTGCTGTGCACATCATGGATGAAAACGGCAATATGCAAGTGCAGGTGATTACGCCATGA
- the cybH gene encoding Ni/Fe-hydrogenase, b-type cytochrome subunit, with protein sequence MSTRVIRVATSYPVRKLSPGRLLAMAAVSPEGSKDPVDLALDASLKVNRPDIVPTFTSEFSPASPKRKYSLAKVDLPQVGNVMVMRGDFNAVMASAKMTREERALITRNAEIQDKAGRRCLAVASAPVGSDGTIGEYRMEGFVALSLEHPQELASNVAANPNEWVRVNIWSATLRFQHWANMALIVLMSTSGYYIMRPFFGPAAETGPDVGYLMGWIRLIHYVSAFLWLGLGFSRLILSFTAKDRQLRWRSLWPLNSKEDVKNLWGTMQYYMFLRKHGPLYLAHNPLQQLSYTGIYAMCFIQMWTGLMLYGLYHQDNWFWILMAYPVHWFGIPVIRLIHALIMFVLWAFVVLHVYLAIRADALERHGGVSSMFNGGVWLRRGARPVDAPEIG encoded by the coding sequence ATGAGCACCCGAGTGATTCGTGTGGCAACCAGCTATCCGGTGCGAAAACTAAGCCCCGGACGACTTCTAGCGATGGCGGCAGTATCCCCAGAAGGCTCCAAAGACCCAGTAGATTTGGCGCTGGATGCCTCACTGAAGGTGAACCGCCCAGATATTGTCCCAACGTTTACTTCAGAATTCAGCCCCGCAAGCCCAAAGCGCAAATACTCCTTAGCCAAAGTAGATTTACCGCAAGTAGGCAATGTAATGGTTATGCGCGGTGATTTTAATGCCGTAATGGCATCCGCCAAAATGACCCGCGAAGAGCGCGCGCTTATTACCCGAAACGCGGAAATCCAAGATAAAGCAGGCCGTAGATGTCTGGCAGTGGCAAGTGCACCAGTAGGCTCAGATGGCACCATAGGCGAATACCGCATGGAAGGTTTTGTGGCGCTTTCCTTGGAGCACCCACAGGAACTTGCCTCAAATGTGGCAGCTAATCCGAATGAATGGGTACGCGTAAACATTTGGTCCGCAACATTGCGTTTTCAGCACTGGGCCAATATGGCACTTATTGTGCTTATGAGCACATCCGGCTATTACATTATGCGGCCGTTTTTTGGGCCTGCCGCAGAAACCGGACCAGATGTTGGGTATTTAATGGGTTGGATCAGGCTTATCCATTATGTGTCCGCATTCTTGTGGTTAGGGCTTGGATTTTCCCGCTTGATCTTGAGTTTTACAGCTAAAGACAGGCAGCTACGTTGGCGTTCACTGTGGCCATTGAACTCCAAAGAAGACGTAAAAAACCTGTGGGGAACTATGCAGTACTATATGTTCCTGCGCAAACACGGACCGCTCTATTTGGCACATAATCCTTTGCAGCAGCTTTCCTATACTGGAATCTATGCAATGTGTTTTATCCAAATGTGGACCGGGCTTATGTTGTATGGGCTTTACCACCAGGACAATTGGTTTTGGATTCTTATGGCCTATCCGGTGCACTGGTTTGGTATTCCGGTAATTCGATTAATCCACGCGCTTATTATGTTTGTTTTGTGGGCGTTTGTGGTGCTTCATGTGTATTTGGCTATTCGTGCAGATGCCCTGGAACGCCACGGTGGTGTGTCATCTATGTTTAATGGTGGCGTATGGTTGCGTCGCGGAGCCCGACCAGTAGATGCACCGGAGATCGGATGA